CTACCGCTGCGTCGCGGCCGGGGCGGTGAACATGTTCCCGCACACGGCGCACGTCGAGAGCATGGCGGTCTTCGAGCGCGCCTGACCGGCAGCGGGCGGGAGAAAGAAGCGGCGGGATAGGGCGGGGGCGGGGAGGCCCGCCCTCCCGGCAGCGCTGGTGAGCGCGTCAGCTGCGGCCGCGGCTGGAAGATCCACCGCCGTCGCGGCTTTCGGCATCGCCGCCGTCCTCGCCGCGCCGGCCGGCGGATCCGGCGGGTTTCTCCAGCTTGCCCAGGACCGAGGGCGTGCCTTCGAGCTTGTTCTCGCGCATGTACTGGTCCATTTCCTTCCAGCCCGCGAAGATCTGCGCCTTGGTGGCTTTCGGGTTCAGGGTGAAGCAGTCTTCCAGCCCGCGCAGCGCATGCCGGCAGGCACCGCCGATGGCCTTCGCCTCGGCATCCTTCTGCACCGCTCGCGGATCGGGTCCGAGCCCGGGAATCTCGCAGCCCGACAGGAGCAGCGGGGCGGCCAGGCAGGCCGCGAGCCACATGAAGCGCCTGGAAGGCGGACGGCGGAGGGGAGGGCTGCGGTGTGGCATGTTCCAACCATTATCGGCAGGCGGGCCGGATCATTGAGGATCCACTGCGCCGGCCCTGATGAAAAGCAAAAGGCCTCCCATCGGGAGGCCTTTTGTCCGGACCAGCGGAACCGGGTTCCGCCGGCCGCGGTGATGCGCGGGCGGGATCAGTCGCGCTCGCCGCCCATGATGCCCAGCAGGGCCAGCAGGCTCTGGAACACGTTGAAGATGTCCAGGTACAGGGCCAGCGTGGCGCTGATGTAGTTGGTCTCGCCACCGTCCAGGATCTGCTTCAGGTCGTACAGCATGTAGGCGCTGAAGATGCCGATGGCAGCCACCGAGATCGCCATCATGCCGGCCGAGGAGCCCAGGAAAACGTTGATGACCGAGCCCACCAGCAGCACCATGGCGCCCACGAAGAGCCATTTGCCCATGCCCGACAGATCGCGCTTGATCACGCTGGCGAGGCTGGCCATCACGAAGAACACGCCTGCGGTGCCTGCGAAGGCCGTCATCACGAGGTCGGTGCCGTTCTTGAAGCCGAGCACCATGCCGATCAGGCGCGAGAGCATCAGGCCCATGAAGAACGTGAAGCCCAGCAGCACGGGAACGCCCGCCGCGGAGTTCTTGGTCTTCTCGATGGCGAACATGAAACCGAACGCGCCGCCCAGGAAGACGATCAGGCCCACACCTCCACGCAGCGACTGCGTGATGCCGGTGGACACGCCGATCCATGCGCCCAGCACGGTGGGCAGCATGCTCAATGCGAGCAGCCAGTAGGTATTGCGCAGCACTTTCTGCCGCTGCTCCTGCGAGACGCCATATCCCGCGGAGTCCAGGACCGTGACTTGATCGTTCATCTTCTATCTCTCCCTTTGCCTGTTGAGGCCTGCACGACGCAGACCGGCAAATTCTAGGTGGTGCCTTCCGGCCCCCTTTCAAATACCCTCTCGCACTCCCGTACTTTTAGGATGCAGTGTTTTGCCGTGCACAGGGCTGAAGGGCCGTGCGCCAGCCGGTATGCTGGCAGGCGCTTGGCGTGCCGGCCTACGGCGCGCACCGTGTTCGATTTCTCTGCTTCCTCACCCACCCCATCCGGAGTTCCATGAAGACCAAACCCGAACTTGAATTCGCCGACGTCAAGAAGATCGCTGCCGCGGCAGAGGCAGAGGCCCTGCGCAATGGCTGGGCGGTGACCATCGCCATCGTCGATGACGGCGGCCACCTGCTGTCCCTGCAGCGCCTGGACCGTGCCGCGCCGATGTCGTCGCACATCGCTCCCGCCAAGGCCCGCACGTCGGCCCTCGGCCGCAAGGAAAGCAAGGCCTACGAAGACACCATCAACGGTGGCCGCACGGCGTTCCTCACGGTGCCGTTCGTCGATGGGCTGCTCGAAGGCGGCGTGCCGATCCTGAAGGACGGGCAGTGCCTGGGAGCGGTCGGCGTGAGCGGAGTGAAGTCCACCGAGGATGCTCAGATCGCGCGTGCCGGCATCGCCGCCATCGGCCTCTGACGCATCGGGGCACCCCGGCCCCTTTCCAAGCGCGCAAAGAAAAAGCCGGCCTCTTCGGAGGCCGGCTTTCTTGCGTTGGAGCGTGGGATAAAAAAGAGCCTGGCTACGCGGGCGAACCGTTGGCTGGCCAACACGACCCGGCGGGCACTGAACGGCGCCCGGGAGTCGCCCCACGATGAAACCTATTTGGTGAGGATCAGCTTGCCCAGCTTGGTGGCCTGCAGGCGGTAGATCGAGCCGTTGTGGAAGATCGCCACCGTTTTCTGGCCCTTCAGCAGTTCGCTGCTGTCGACAGCGGGAGCCGACGATTGCCGCGCATCCGCCTGCGGGTCATGGAGGCCCGCTGAGCCGAAGAAAGCAGCGGACGTGGGCAGGATGGACAGGCTGGCGTGCATGGGATGGATCCTCGGTGCGTTGGCAATGAGTTAATGATAACCATTCTCAACTGATCGTCAATACTTGGCCCGGCTTTCTTGCAAGAAATTGTCTTACTGCGGATCGGTCACGAAACCGATCTTGCGCACGCCCGCACGCTGTGCGGCCGACATGGCCTGCGCCACGCGCTCGTAACGCACTTCCTTGTCGCCGCGGATGTGCAGGTCCGGCTGCGGGTCCTTGGCCGCCTCGGCCTTCAGGCGCGGTTCGAGTTCATCGTCGCCGATGGTGGTCTCGTTCCAGTGGTACTTGCCGTCGGCGGTGATGCTCAGCCGCACGGTTTCGGGCTTGATGTCCTCGCGCTGGTTGGATGCGCGGGGCAGGTCCACCGGCACGGCATGTTTCATCACGGGCACGGTGATGATGAAGATGATGAGCAGCACCAGCATGACGTCCACCAGCGGCGTCATGTTGATCTCGTTCATCACCTCATCGGCGTCGTCCTGGGTTCCGAAAGCCATGGCGCATCAGCCTTTCTTCATGGGCAGGACCTTGCCTTGGTCGCCGGGCGCGCTGACGCGTGCACCGGTCACGAAATAGGCATGCAGATCGTGCGCGAAGCTGTTGAGGTTGTTCAGGATGGACTTGTTGCCGCGCACCAGGGCGTTGTAGCCCAGCACGGCGGGGATGGCCACCGCCAGGCCCAGCGCCGTCATGATGAGGGCCTCGCCGATGGGGCCTGCCACCTTGTCGATGGTGGACTGGCCCGACGTGCCGATGGCCACCAGCGCGTGGTAGATGCCCCAGACGGTGCCGAACAGGCCGATGAACGGTGCGGTCGAACCTACGGACGCCAGGATGGCGAGGCCCGATTGCAGGCGGGCGGTGAATTCGTCGATGCAGTTGCGCAGGCTCCGGGTGATCCAGTCGCTCACGTCCAGGCTGTCGTGCAGGTGGGCCTTGGTGTTGCGGTGGTGGGCCGTGGCTTCGCGGCCTTCGAGCGCCAGGTGGCGGAACGGATTGGAGGGGTCGCTGCCCAGCTTGTCCATGCCGGCCGCGAAGTCCTCGCTGTGCCAGAAGTCGCGGGCTGCCCGCGCATGCTTCTTGAACTTGATGATGTCCATGGCCTTGATGAGGATCACGATCCACGAAGCGAGGGACATGCCGAGCAGCAGCACCGCGACAGCGCGGGTGACGAAATCACCCTGGATCCAGACGTTGGCAATGCCGAATTGCGATTCCATGAAAACTCCTGAAGCTTGAAAAATATTCGAAACGTTTATTCGAGAACGAAATTGACCGGAACGAGGTTCCACATCGTCTCGGGCACGCCATTGCGTTTGCCGGGCACGAATTTCCAGCGCGTGACGGCATCGACCGCCTGGCGGTCCAGGCGCTCGTAGCCGCTGGATTTGTTGATCTCGACCTTCTGTGGCTGGCCGTCGGTGCCGATCAGCACGCGCAGCACGACCTTGCCCTGTTCTCCGAGCCGGCGGCTGATGGCCGGGTAGGTGGGCTTGGGGTTGTTCAGGTAGGCCGCGTCGCTGGAGGGCAGCTCGATCTTGGGGGGCGCCGGCGGGGCAGGAGGCGCCGGGGGCGGGGCGGGCGGCGCCATGGGCGCGGCGATCGGCGGCGCGGGTGGCTGCGGTTCGGTGATGCCCACCGGCGCATTCGGTGCCGGCGCAGGATCGGGAATCGCCACCGGCATGGGGGCCGGCCGGGGAGCGGGCGCGCGTGGCGCGGGCTTGGGCGGAGGAGGCGGGGCCGGCTTGGGCGGCGGCGGCACCGGCGGGGCAGGCGGCGCCGGGGGCGTGATGAACTCGCTCAGTACTTCAGCGGGAACGATGATCTCGGCCGCCTTGCGCATCAGCCCGGACTGCAGGGCCCACAGGCCTGCCACGTGCAGCAGTACGACCGAGCCGGCGATCACCGCATTGCGGCTCACGCCCTTGGAGGAGCCATAGCGATCAAACTGGGACATAGGAAAGATATCTGCCGGCGCAAGGAGCGGGACCGCACGCACCGGTGAACTGGAAAACCAGCAAGAGGGAGGATGGGTTTACTTACGGAAGATCCACCACATGGATCCCACTACGAAGATCAGGCTGCCAGCGAGGACGTAGAACAGTTCCATGCTTTGCTCTCCATGATGGATTTGGCAAGCTGGATCGTCTGCGGCGCGGATTCCTTGTGCAGGGCCGCAACCGGATGCGAAACACTGCACTGTGCGACGACATCCCTGGCGCACGATTCACAGCGGCCGCATTGGGTGGCGACGCCGAGTTCGAACTGGATTTCATCGAAGCTCATGCCCGCATGCGCATGGCGTGCGATCTCGCGATCAGAAACCCGACGGCATACACAAACGATCATGGGACGGCAGTGGTGGCTGGCTGTTTATCGATGAATCATTATAAATGCGAATTCATCGCATTTGCAATTCATTGGATACGGCCATTGTAAGAAGTTCCGCCAGCCGATAAGCAGGATGCTGTAACGAGGTCCATCTCGGCGACATTCGCCAGGCAAAAAAAAGCCCGGCATGGGCCGGGCTTTGAATGGATCCGTGAACCTGGCGTTCGAGGGGATCCAGGAGACAACTGCTGTGGCAGCGCTGGCTCAGCGCTTGCGGATGGCTGCCGTAGCGGCGGCTGCGGCCGCGTTCGTGGCGGTAGCGGCCGTGCTGGCTGCCGTGTTGGAGACGGCGTTGAAGTTGGCTTCGGCCACGTCGTTGGCCTGCTTCACGGCCTTCTGGACGGATTCGAAGGCGTTGTTGGCGGCAGAGACGGCGCTCTTGAACACGGCCACGCCGGTTTCGGTGCCGGCCGGAGCATTCTTGGCGGCGGTGTCCACCAGGTTGCTGAAGTTGCGTTGCACTTCGGCGGCCTGCGCTTCGAGGGCGCGGCTGAATTCGGCCGTGGTGCCCGAGGCGATTTCGTACAGGTGGCGGTTGTAGGCGGCGGTCTTTTCGGCCAGGGGCTGGAAGAAGCTGGCTTGCAGCGACAGCAGTTCCTGGGCGTCCTTCACCGACAGCAGGGCCTGGGTGTGGGTAGCGGCTTCCGACAGGGTGGCGCGCGAGGCGGTCACGTTCAGTTCGACCAGCTTTTCGACGCCTTCGAAGGCCTTGTTCGTGAGGCCGAACAGGGTGTCGAGGTGGGCCTTTTGGGAAGCGATGACTTGTTCTGGGGTGAGCGACATGGTGTATCTCCTCTGGAAGGTGTCCTCGTCGGACGGATGGTGGACCAGTGCTACACCCGTTGCATGTTGCAGTGCAGCATGGACGCAATTCTAAAAACTTGAGCGAGGGATGCAAGCGTTTTTGCTGCATTGCAGCATTTTTAGAGGCGTCTGCCCAAAAACGGCGGTCGCGCAGTGCTCCCTGGGTGCGGAGGGGCGCTGGCAGAATCTTTTCCATGACCGCACCGTCCACTGCCGAACCCGCCACGCCCCGGCGTGGGCCCGAAACCCGCGACCGCTATCCTGTCTTCCGCGCCATCACCACACGCTGGGCG
The DNA window shown above is from Acidovorax sp. NCPPB 4044 and carries:
- a CDS encoding Bax inhibitor-1/YccA family protein — its product is MNDQVTVLDSAGYGVSQEQRQKVLRNTYWLLALSMLPTVLGAWIGVSTGITQSLRGGVGLIVFLGGAFGFMFAIEKTKNSAAGVPVLLGFTFFMGLMLSRLIGMVLGFKNGTDLVMTAFAGTAGVFFVMASLASVIKRDLSGMGKWLFVGAMVLLVGSVINVFLGSSAGMMAISVAAIGIFSAYMLYDLKQILDGGETNYISATLALYLDIFNVFQSLLALLGIMGGERD
- a CDS encoding GlcG/HbpS family heme-binding protein translates to MKTKPELEFADVKKIAAAAEAEALRNGWAVTIAIVDDGGHLLSLQRLDRAAPMSSHIAPAKARTSALGRKESKAYEDTINGGRTAFLTVPFVDGLLEGGVPILKDGQCLGAVGVSGVKSTEDAQIARAGIAAIGL
- the hemP gene encoding hemin uptake protein HemP codes for the protein MHASLSILPTSAAFFGSAGLHDPQADARQSSAPAVDSSELLKGQKTVAIFHNGSIYRLQATKLGKLILTK
- a CDS encoding ExbD/TolR family protein codes for the protein MAFGTQDDADEVMNEINMTPLVDVMLVLLIIFIITVPVMKHAVPVDLPRASNQREDIKPETVRLSITADGKYHWNETTIGDDELEPRLKAEAAKDPQPDLHIRGDKEVRYERVAQAMSAAQRAGVRKIGFVTDPQ
- a CDS encoding MotA/TolQ/ExbB proton channel family protein gives rise to the protein MESQFGIANVWIQGDFVTRAVAVLLLGMSLASWIVILIKAMDIIKFKKHARAARDFWHSEDFAAGMDKLGSDPSNPFRHLALEGREATAHHRNTKAHLHDSLDVSDWITRSLRNCIDEFTARLQSGLAILASVGSTAPFIGLFGTVWGIYHALVAIGTSGQSTIDKVAGPIGEALIMTALGLAVAIPAVLGYNALVRGNKSILNNLNSFAHDLHAYFVTGARVSAPGDQGKVLPMKKG
- a CDS encoding energy transducer TonB; the protein is MSQFDRYGSSKGVSRNAVIAGSVVLLHVAGLWALQSGLMRKAAEIIVPAEVLSEFITPPAPPAPPVPPPPKPAPPPPPKPAPRAPAPRPAPMPVAIPDPAPAPNAPVGITEPQPPAPPIAAPMAPPAPPPAPPAPPAPPKIELPSSDAAYLNNPKPTYPAISRRLGEQGKVVLRVLIGTDGQPQKVEINKSSGYERLDRQAVDAVTRWKFVPGKRNGVPETMWNLVPVNFVLE
- a CDS encoding (2Fe-2S)-binding protein, with protein sequence MIVCVCRRVSDREIARHAHAGMSFDEIQFELGVATQCGRCESCARDVVAQCSVSHPVAALHKESAPQTIQLAKSIMESKAWNCSTSSLAA
- a CDS encoding phasin family protein codes for the protein MSLTPEQVIASQKAHLDTLFGLTNKAFEGVEKLVELNVTASRATLSEAATHTQALLSVKDAQELLSLQASFFQPLAEKTAAYNRHLYEIASGTTAEFSRALEAQAAEVQRNFSNLVDTAAKNAPAGTETGVAVFKSAVSAANNAFESVQKAVKQANDVAEANFNAVSNTAASTAATATNAAAAAATAAIRKR